One region of Gossypium raimondii isolate GPD5lz chromosome 6, ASM2569854v1, whole genome shotgun sequence genomic DNA includes:
- the LOC105774668 gene encoding putative clathrin assembly protein At4g40080: MGYHNRLRIVSGILKDKGSLIKTTLSTKRHKASARRVILRATTHGSSVPPSDHRIAAVIGLGHGSRFTACTCIQAVMDRLHRTKDSSVALKCLYTIHNIINKGSFILKDQLAIYPSSGGRNFLNLSTFRDGSDSETCEMSAWVRWYAGILEQNLMVSRVLGYHLNSPRSKNEIIGFLNSDLLKELDVLVNFADYLGNVPADSLYLQRKSLVHEIVRLVSEDYRSVQRETFVRVTELGARMVSLSWSECTEFLSCIDRFEGCKERIAVLLVNRNRNDDLWGLIKETKANLVAAIEKKENEGKMVVVATADNESNKLTRFSQLFRLAPSGRWVEF, from the coding sequence ATGGGGTATCACAACAGGCTTAGAATCGTCTCCGGAATTTTAAAAGACAAGGGTTCATTAATCAAAACAACTTTATCAACGAAGCGCCACAAAGCTTCCGCTCGTCGCGTCATTCTACGCGCTACCACCCACGGCTCCTCTGTTCCCCCATCAGATCACCGAATCGCCGCCGTTATAGGCCTCGGTCATGGCTCACGTTTCACAGCATGCACTTGTATACAAGCTGTCATGGACCGTCTACACCGCACCAAAGATTCATCGGTCGCTCTCAAATGTCTCTACACAATCCATAACATAATAAACAAAGGTTCCTTCATCTTGAAAGATCAGCTTGCGATTTACCCTTCTTCCGGTGGCCGGAATTTTCTCAACTTGTCGACGTTCCGAGACGGTTCCGATTCAGAGACATGCGAAATGTCGGCATGGGTCCGATGGTACGCCGGAATCTTGGAACAAAATTTGATGGTCTCGAGGGTCTTAGGTTATCACCTTAACTCACCACGATCCAAGAACGAAATCATAGGGTTTTTGAACTCGGATTTACTAAAGGAACTTGATGTTCTTGTTAATTTTGCCGATTATTTGGGTAATGTACCGGCCGATTCACTTTATCTTCAACGAAAGAGCTTGGTACACGAGATTGTGAGATTGGTTAGCGAAGATTATAGATCAGTACAACGTGAAACCTTCGTCCGAGTTACGGAACTCGGAGCGAGGATGGTGAGTTTGAGTTGGAGTGAGTGTACTGAGTTCCTGAGTTGTATAGACAGGTTCGAGGGTTGCAAGGAGAGGATAGCTGTGTTGTTGGTGAACAGGAACAGGAACGATGATTTGTGGGGTTTAATAAAGGAGACGAAGGCGAACCTTGTGGCGGCGATTGAAAAGAAGGAGAATGAAGGGAAAATGGTGGTGGTTGCAACGGCGGACAATGAGTCGAACAAATTGACTCGGTTTAGCCAGTTGTTTCGGTTGGCGCCTAGTGGGCGGTGGGTTGAGTTTTGA
- the LOC105774514 gene encoding uncharacterized protein LOC105774514 — protein sequence MDIPQEVDNYIKETIEDSLGLEISTQSLQLKLRSTEEAQRRLRDQCLFLLSKLKEKDQIIERSKAEANMNAAALKRFVEENQKLAAECANLLTQCNKWERECSLYDRDREALMDFGNEADERAKKAEIRAHELEEELRKLTEELRFYKHHYENQGIDSSSEGTALEENLLESVLSTLISKDEVMCGRAFLEANNSLEPCQKMLKMWNRLRPSTRKILSLAAEVKTLEKDKEHLRMNLCKAEDEVKVLFEENNILDEANKRLLRQYHKEKNLHGSDGKHSGSASTKTNKRKSSPKICSPIEKKIDFTDPDSARKPLSPLRHNSPDLRMHK from the exons ATGGATATTCCTCAAGAAGTTGATAATTACATTAAAGAAACAATTGAAGATTCCTTAGGTCTTGAAATCTCAACTCAATCTTTGCAACTAAAGCTCCGCTCCACCGAAGAAGCCCAGCGTCGACTCCGTGACCAGTGCTTATTCCTTCTCTCAAAATTGAAGGAGAAAGATCAAATCATCGAGCGCTCAAAG gcGGAAGCGAATATGAATGCGGCGGCGTTGAAGAGATTCGTGGAGGAGAATCAGAAGCTTGCGGCGGAGTGTGCGAATCTGTTGACTCAGTGTAACAAATGGGAAAGAGAGTGTTCGCTCTATGATCGTGATAGGGAAGCGTTGATGGATTTTGGGAATGAAGCTGATGAGAGGGCAAAGAAAGCTGAGATTAGGGCTCATGAATTGGAAGAAGAATTGAGGAAATTAACTGAAGAATTAAGGTTCTACAAGCACCATTATGAGAACCAAggg ATTGATTCATCTTCTGAGGGCACTGCTTTGGAAGAGAATTTGCTTGAGTCGGTTCTATCAACGTTGATTTCTAAAGATGAAGTTATGTGTGGACGAGCATTCTTGGAGGCAAATAATTCACTTGAACCATGTCAAAAGATGCTTAAAATGTGGAATAG GTTGAGGCCTTCAACTCGAAAAATTTTGTCACTGGCTGCGGAAGTAAAGACCCTTGAGAAAGACAAAGAACATCTCAGAATGAACCTTTGTAAAGCTGAAGATGAG GTCAAAGTTCTgtttgaagaaaacaacataTTGGATGAAGCGAACAAAAGATTATTGAGGCAATACCACAAAGAAAAGAACCTCCATGGTTCTGATGGGAAGCATTCTGGTAGTGCATCTACGAAG ACAAACAAGCGAAAATCAAGTCCCAAGATATGCAGTCCAATTGAGAAGAAGATTGATTTCACTGATCCGGATTCAGCAAGGAAGCCTCTCTCACCCTTGCGGCATAACTCCCCTGACTTAAGAATGCACAAGTGA
- the LOC105774545 gene encoding blue copper protein, which yields MASSSVGMACLGLVLCMVVVPSLATVYNVGDASGWATGVDYSSWASDKTFKVGDSLVFNYPTSHTVEEVSSSDYSACTVGKAISTDSTGATTINLKTAGTHYFICGVAGHCENGMKLAVKVESSSSSSSTDKPSTTSPSTTTTTKIPDSSSSWSLSPVLAFVTTWVALCVMMVVSQAFGG from the exons ATGGCAAGCTCAAGTGTGGGAATGGCCTGTCTTGGGCTAGTTTTATGCATGGTGGTTGTGCCAAGCTTGGCCACGGTTTACAATGTTGGTGACGCCTCTGGCTGGGCAACCGGTGTCGATTATAGTAGTTGGGCTAGCGACAAGACCTTCAAAGTTGGCGATTCCCTCG TTTTCAATTACCCAACAAGCCATACGGTGGAGGAGGTAAGTTCTAGCGATTACAGTGCATGTACGGTGGGGAAAGCAATCTCGACGGATAGCACCGGAGCCACCACCATCAATCTGAAGACCGCCGGTACTCACTACTTCATTTGTGGTGTGGCTGGTCATTGTGAGAACGGCATGAAGCTTGCGGTCAAAGTGGAgtcctcttcttcttcatcttccacTGATAAACCATCAACCACTTCACCATCTACTACTACGACGACTAAGATCCCggattcatcttcttcatggagTCTTTCACCGGTTCTGGCTTTTGTTACAACTTGGGTCGCATTGTGCGTGATGATGGTTGTTTCACAAGCTTTTGGTGGCTAA
- the LOC105772326 gene encoding blue copper protein: MARSAAGTTMAGVVVVMWWCMVVQRLEATVFTVGESSGWVVGVDYDAWAKSKNFKLGDLLVFDYSSAYAIDEVFENDYNTCNIDHPISSDNSGSTVISLLNAGPNYFICGTPGYCAQGMKFIANVTA, from the exons ATGGCAAGGTCAGCGGCAGGGACGACAATGGCGGGTGTTGTGGTGGTGATGTGGTGGTGTATGGTGGTGCAGAGGCTGGAAGCTACAGTTTTCACCGTTGGTGAGAGCAGTGGATGGGTTGTTGGTGTTGATTATGATGCCTGGGCTAAATCCAAGAACTTTAAACTTGGTGATTTACTTG TGTTCGATTATTCAAGTGCCTATGCAATAGATGAAGTCTTTGAAAATGACTACAACACATGCAATATCGATCATCCGATCAGCTCCGACAACAGCGGCTCCACCGTCATTTCTCTCCTCAACGCCGGCCCTAATTACTTCATCTGCGGTACACCTGGTTATTGTGCCCAAGGCATGAAGTTCATCGCTAATGTTACCGCTTAA
- the LOC105774546 gene encoding classical arabinogalactan protein 5 codes for MAKSFACFLLFALIAGCALGQAPSSAPTMSPPSSSPKPAPKISPTTAPTVSPTASPPSTATPPSSAPESSPTSSPPAPPTSPTGSPGATSPTTSISQPPASSPTAPSAAALKTVTVAGSAFAVVLAAAALLI; via the coding sequence ATGGCCAAATCTTTTGCTTGCTTCCTTCTCTTTGCCCTCATTGCCGGTTGTGCTCTCGGCCAAGCTCCCAGCTCCGCTCCAACCATGTCACCGCCGTCTTCTTCTCCGAAACCAGCTCCCAAGATCTCTCCGACCACCGCTCCCACCGTTTCTCCAACAGCTTCTCCGCCTTCAACCGCCACTCCTCCATCTTCAGCCCCTGAATCTTCTCCAACTTCCTCTCCTCCTGCTCCTCCCACCTCTCCCACTGGTTCTCCCGGCGCTACTTCTCCTACAACCTCCATAAGTCAGCCTCCGGCTTCGTCTCCAACTGCGCCAAGTGCCGCGGCCCTGAAAACAGTCACTGTCGCCGGGTCTGCATTCGCAGTCGTTTTAGCAGCCGCCGCTTTGTTGATCTAG